The following coding sequences are from one Thermodesulfobacteriota bacterium window:
- a CDS encoding cytochrome c biogenesis protein CcdA, whose translation MFETTITYSTAFGAGLLSFLTPCVFPLVPVYFTLITGLSLDDLTGVDRAGARKQVFFSTLAFVTGFSTIFILLGASASFLGSLIGEHRLLLKTCGGILIVILGIHLTGIIHIPWLKADKRFRIKGKTTKYIGAFIAGVAFSAGWTPCIGPILGSILIVAGNQATVYQGMLLLTIFSAGLAIPFLLLSVFINVLLEVINRLRRVIKYINPVAGSLLITAGVLLISGI comes from the coding sequence GTGTTTGAGACTACCATAACCTATTCTACGGCTTTTGGCGCCGGTCTGCTGTCCTTTTTAACGCCATGCGTATTTCCGCTGGTACCGGTGTATTTTACCCTGATAACCGGTTTGTCCCTGGATGACCTCACCGGCGTCGACAGGGCCGGTGCCAGAAAACAGGTTTTTTTCTCGACGCTGGCCTTTGTCACGGGATTTTCCACCATTTTTATTCTGCTGGGCGCCTCCGCTTCCTTTTTGGGAAGCCTTATCGGGGAGCACAGATTATTATTGAAAACCTGCGGCGGCATTCTGATTGTGATTCTGGGTATTCATCTAACCGGAATTATTCATATCCCATGGCTGAAAGCAGATAAACGGTTTCGAATTAAAGGCAAAACCACGAAATATATCGGGGCATTTATCGCAGGCGTTGCTTTTTCCGCCGGATGGACTCCCTGCATCGGCCCGATTCTGGGGTCGATTCTGATTGTCGCCGGTAATCAGGCTACCGTTTACCAGGGCATGTTGCTGCTGACCATTTTTTCCGCGGGACTGGCGATTCCCTTTCTCCTGCTGTCCGTTTTTATCAACGTGCTGCTGGAGGTTATTAACAGACTCCGTCGGGTGATCAAATACATCAATCCCGTAGCAGGATCATTGCTTATCACCGCGGGCGTGCTGCTGATTTCCGGCATTTAA
- a CDS encoding DUF1573 domain-containing protein has product MDVSVEKEIFMFHRAGFRLFCFMLLFGFIVGAAFVHAGEGKPVAVFDAAPHDFGAVFEGQEVSHDFVIKNTGTADLEIKDVKAGUGCTAVSFDRLISPGSEGKIAVKLSTKGRLGKNNKTVRVETNDAANAEFNLQLTGEVKAFVAITPPKALLIGNIGEPISQVVTAVPDAREPSTILRTETFGQGNFRYTMKETEVEGKKAYQFLIENIRTTVGTYSEQILLFTDRMDHNPIIIPVIGNIRPVGSENSKAGDAPSVPGPEKK; this is encoded by the coding sequence ATGGACGTGTCGGTAGAAAAGGAGATTTTCATGTTTCATCGTGCCGGTTTTCGTTTGTTCTGTTTTATGCTTTTGTTCGGCTTTATTGTCGGGGCGGCATTCGTTCATGCCGGTGAAGGAAAGCCTGTTGCTGTATTTGATGCTGCTCCTCATGATTTCGGCGCGGTTTTTGAGGGCCAGGAAGTCAGTCATGATTTTGTCATCAAAAACACCGGCACCGCTGACCTTGAAATCAAAGACGTTAAAGCCGGGTGAGGGTGTACGGCGGTCTCGTTTGACCGCCTGATCTCTCCGGGGTCGGAGGGAAAAATCGCAGTGAAGCTATCGACCAAGGGGCGCCTCGGGAAAAACAATAAAACCGTCCGGGTGGAAACCAATGATGCCGCCAATGCGGAATTTAATTTGCAGTTGACGGGTGAAGTGAAAGCCTTTGTGGCCATTACTCCCCCCAAAGCGCTTTTAATCGGAAACATCGGCGAGCCGATCAGCCAGGTTGTCACGGCCGTTCCGGATGCCCGGGAGCCGTCAACCATTCTTCGTACGGAAACGTTTGGTCAGGGGAATTTTCGCTATACAATGAAGGAAACCGAAGTCGAAGGCAAAAAGGCCTATCAGTTCCTGATTGAAAATATCAGAACAACGGTAGGCACGTATTCGGAACAAATTCTGCTTTTCACCGACCGAATGGATCACAACCCGATCATCATTCCGGTTATTGGAAATATCCGGCCGGTCGGCTCGGAAAACAGTAAAGCCGGGGATGCGCCATCCGTGCCGGGCCCGGAAAAGAAGTAA
- a CDS encoding ABC transporter ATP-binding protein, with translation MIRIENASKAYTHHAEQVTALDRLSLNVQAGEFVSIVGPSGSGKSTLLLLMGGMLSPSEGTVSINNTNLYDLSPDERGRFRGQHIGFLFQRFHLIPYLTALENVMVPFLIGGDKGEAARERAIDLLTRVQLEQRLDHKPGELSVGQQQRVALARMLANDPSLILADEPTGNLDPETGGAILGFLVELNRAGKTIVMVTHAPEAAKMTSRMIRLTNGALAN, from the coding sequence ATGATCCGTATCGAAAATGCGAGCAAAGCCTACACCCATCACGCGGAACAAGTCACGGCCCTGGACCGGCTGTCTCTGAACGTTCAGGCGGGGGAGTTTGTATCTATTGTCGGCCCCAGCGGCAGCGGTAAAAGCACCCTGCTGCTCCTGATGGGTGGAATGCTTTCGCCTTCCGAAGGAACGGTTTCCATCAACAACACCAATCTTTACGACCTTTCTCCGGATGAACGCGGCCGGTTTCGCGGTCAACACATCGGGTTTTTGTTCCAGCGGTTTCATCTGATTCCCTATCTGACAGCCCTTGAAAACGTCATGGTTCCGTTTCTCATTGGCGGCGATAAAGGCGAGGCGGCGCGCGAAAGGGCCATTGACCTTTTAACCCGGGTTCAGCTTGAACAGCGCCTGGACCACAAGCCGGGAGAGTTGAGCGTGGGCCAGCAGCAGCGTGTGGCCCTGGCAAGGATGCTGGCCAACGATCCTTCCCTAATTCTGGCCGACGAGCCCACGGGTAATCTGGATCCGGAGACCGGCGGGGCTATTCTCGGCTTTCTTGTGGAGCTGAACAGGGCGGGAAAAACCATTGTCATGGTCACCCATGCGCCGGAAGCCGCCAAAATGACCAGCCGCATGATCCGGCTGACTAACGGGGCGTTAGCCAACTGA
- a CDS encoding FtsX-like permease family protein, whose product MKISSIVWKELFERKNQLFTSFLAIILGITVIVAIRNIMNYSEKAVARELDALGANILILPKSATVQNYYSADMQDEVFPEEYVTRLTTSDLQGLDNLSPKLSFPVTVEARQWILTGILPKQEFAGKIAWQGIGIFTKPAGCGAVPDTSPNSKPDPAALARKRVIETLGPDEILVGADAAAALNLKDGGSVAVMGKALTIAGILPVTGTIDDSRIFAHLHTVQDMSGKGPVVNAIEVVGCCNAISDGLVGKINRLLPEAKVLTITQVVDIQIKTNRLMARLSLMFLAIIVVVGGASIANYMYANVYERRQEIAILMAMGATSGFVLRLFLMKALVIGLVGGIAGYFVGTGMAVYLGPKIVAIPVLPMPTLLLWAMGISLILNIGASLFPALRATKLDPSVVLQEA is encoded by the coding sequence ATGAAAATTTCGAGCATTGTCTGGAAGGAGCTGTTTGAGCGCAAGAATCAGCTTTTTACCAGTTTTCTGGCGATTATTCTCGGCATTACGGTCATTGTCGCCATTCGCAATATTATGAACTATTCCGAAAAAGCGGTGGCCAGGGAACTGGATGCCCTGGGCGCCAATATTCTGATTCTGCCCAAAAGCGCGACGGTTCAGAATTATTACAGCGCCGACATGCAGGATGAAGTGTTCCCGGAAGAATATGTCACCCGGTTGACCACGTCCGACCTGCAGGGGCTGGACAACCTTTCCCCGAAGCTGTCCTTTCCCGTGACGGTGGAGGCAAGACAGTGGATATTGACGGGCATCCTTCCGAAACAGGAGTTTGCCGGCAAGATCGCCTGGCAGGGAATCGGTATCTTTACCAAACCGGCCGGATGCGGCGCTGTGCCGGACACGTCTCCGAACAGCAAACCGGATCCCGCCGCCCTTGCCCGGAAACGGGTTATCGAAACGCTTGGGCCGGATGAAATTCTGGTGGGAGCGGATGCCGCCGCGGCCCTGAATTTGAAAGACGGCGGTTCCGTTGCCGTTATGGGCAAAGCGTTAACGATTGCCGGAATTCTTCCGGTTACCGGAACCATCGATGACTCCCGTATTTTCGCTCATCTGCACACGGTCCAGGATATGTCGGGCAAAGGGCCGGTAGTCAATGCCATTGAAGTCGTCGGCTGCTGCAATGCCATATCCGACGGGCTGGTGGGCAAGATCAACCGGCTGCTGCCCGAGGCCAAGGTTCTGACCATCACCCAGGTGGTGGACATCCAGATCAAAACCAACCGGCTGATGGCGCGACTTTCCCTGATGTTTTTAGCCATCATCGTGGTTGTCGGCGGCGCCAGCATCGCCAACTACATGTATGCCAATGTCTATGAACGCCGTCAGGAAATCGCCATCCTGATGGCCATGGGCGCCACTTCCGGTTTTGTGCTGCGGCTTTTTTTAATGAAAGCCCTTGTCATCGGTCTTGTCGGCGGAATCGCGGGGTATTTCGTCGGCACCGGCATGGCGGTTTATCTGGGCCCGAAAATAGTCGCCATACCGGTCTTGCCCATGCCGACGCTCCTGCTGTGGGCCATGGGAATTTCCCTTATACTCAATATCGGAGCGTCGCTGTTTCCGGCTCTGCGAGCCACCAAACTCGATCCGTCCGTCGTGCTTCAGGAGGCATAA
- a CDS encoding metalloregulator ArsR/SmtB family transcription factor: MKKTILITKAISDGNRVRVLMALTHQQELCACHIAELLRVSAPTVSRHMGILLTAGLVTARKDSRWVYYRLTDATGDPDIRPLVRWLAESLKADPDVSRDRLFLGHIAACDSGQINYKSNNNRQTGRNA, encoded by the coding sequence ATGAAGAAAACAATACTGATAACCAAGGCGATTTCAGACGGCAATCGGGTGCGGGTGCTGATGGCCCTGACCCATCAGCAAGAACTCTGCGCCTGCCATATCGCGGAGTTGCTGCGAGTATCGGCGCCGACGGTGTCCCGGCACATGGGGATTCTGCTGACAGCGGGGCTTGTGACCGCCCGCAAGGACAGCCGCTGGGTATATTATCGGCTGACGGACGCAACCGGCGATCCGGACATACGGCCGCTGGTCAGGTGGCTGGCGGAATCCCTGAAGGCGGATCCGGATGTCAGCCGGGACCGGCTTTTTCTGGGGCATATCGCGGCCTGTGACAGCGGCCAGATAAACTACAAGAGTAACAACAATAGACAGACAGGCCGGAACGCCTGA
- a CDS encoding metalloregulator ArsR/SmtB family transcription factor, with protein MNTFIKTVKALSDPSRVKIVKLLQRRWMCACEIQEALGLAQSTVSRHLKILEDASLILSSRDGLWVNYRPSEGGENPYAASLLGNLRHWLEDDEAVKELVRRLPGIRREKMSAACKPDFGYRHETK; from the coding sequence ATGAACACATTCATTAAAACAGTCAAGGCGCTTTCCGACCCCAGCCGGGTAAAAATTGTCAAGCTGTTGCAGCGCCGATGGATGTGTGCCTGCGAAATACAGGAGGCTCTGGGCCTGGCGCAATCCACGGTCAGCCGGCATTTAAAAATACTGGAAGACGCCAGCCTGATCCTTTCTTCCAGGGACGGGCTATGGGTCAACTACCGGCCGTCCGAAGGCGGGGAAAACCCATATGCGGCCAGCCTGCTGGGAAACCTTCGCCACTGGCTGGAAGACGACGAGGCCGTAAAAGAGCTGGTTAGACGCCTGCCTGGCATCCGGCGGGAGAAAATGTCTGCCGCCTGCAAGCCTGATTTCGGATATCGTCACGAGACGAAATAA